A single region of the Hypanus sabinus isolate sHypSab1 chromosome 21, sHypSab1.hap1, whole genome shotgun sequence genome encodes:
- the LOC132379156 gene encoding histidine-rich glycoprotein-like isoform X2: MHTHRHTHTHTHTHTHADAHRHTHTDTHTRTHRHTQTHTHAHTQTHTHTRARTHTHRHTHTHTHTHTHMQTHTDTHTQTHTRTHTDTHTHTDTQTHRHTQTHTHTHTHTHTHRHTQTHTHTRTHTDTHRHTHTRARTHTHTHTHTHTHRHTQTHTHTHTHTHRHTHTHARTHTHTRTHRHTQTHTHAHTQTHTHTRARTHTHTHAHTQTHTDTHTHTHAHPDTHIHARTHTHTHTHAHTQTHTDTHTHTRTPRHTHTRTHAHTHTHTHSHTQTHAHTHTHTHTHTHMQTHTHAHTVTHRHTHTHTHTHTHTHTHTPVTTGFGDESVSWLLHLHGRTPQSGRLSAMWQRVSGEGRGLRLQGDVPVTLPPPPAPHAVYPDPGNSLQILWSDDGVFGHRNAGEICGS; this comes from the coding sequence atgcacacacacagacacacgcacacacacacacacacacacacacatgcagacgcacacagacacacacacacagacacacacacacgcacacacagacacacacagacacacacacacgcacacacacagacacacacacacacacgcgcacgcacgcacacacacagacacacgcacacacacacacacacacacacacacatgcagacgcacacagacacacacacacagacacacacacgcacacacacagacacacacacacacacagacacacagacacacagacacacacagacacacacacacacacacacacacactcacacacacagacacacacagacacacacacacacacgcacacacacagacacacacagacacacacacacacgcgcacgcacgcacacacacacacacacacacacgcacacacacagacacacacagacacacacacacacacacacacacacacacagacacacacacacgcacgcacgcacacacacacacacacgcacacacagacacacacagacacacacacacgcacacacacagacacacacacacacacgcgcacgcacgcacacacacacacacgcacacacacagacacacacagacacacacacacacacacacgcacacccagacacacacatacacgcacgcacgcacacacacacacacacacacgcacacacacagacacacacagacacacacacacacacacgcacacccagacacacacatacacgcacgcacgcacacacacacacacacacacacagtcacacacagacacacgcacacacacacacacacacacacacacacacacacatgcagacgcacacacacgcacacacagtcacacacagacacacacacacacacacacacacacacacacacacacacacacacacacccgtgaCCACGGGCTTTGGAGATGAGAGCGTCTCTTGGCTGTTGCACCTTCACGGTAGAACACCTCAGTCAGGGAGGCTTTCTGCAATGTGGCAAAGGGTGTCTGGTGAGGGTAGGGGTCTGCGGCTACAGGGCGATGTCCCAgtgactctccccccaccccccgctcccCATGCTGTTTACCCTGATCCTGGCAACAGTTTGCAGATTCTGTGGAGTGATGACGGGGTCTTTGGGCACAGGAATGCCGGGGAGATCTGTGGGTCATAA
- the LOC132379156 gene encoding filaggrin-2-like isoform X1, with protein sequence MGVGFHCWLTIWHTQTHRHTHTHTQTHTHTHTHTDTHTHTHTHRHTHAHTHTQTHTHTDTHTHRHTHAHTQTHTHTDTQTHRHTQTHTHTHTHSHTQTHTDTHTHTHTHRHTQTHTHTRTHAHTHTHTHTHTHRHTHTHTHTHTDTQTHTHTRTHAHTHTHTHTQTHTDTHTRTHTDTHTHAHARTHTHTRTHTDTHRHTHTHAHPDTHIHARTHTHTHTHTHSHTQTHAHTHTHTHMQTHTDTHTQTHTRTHTDTHTHTDTQTHRHTQTHTHTHTHTHSHTQTHTDTHTHTHTHTHRHTQTHTHTRTHAHTHTHTHTHTHTHRHTQTHTHTHTHTQTHTHSRTHTHTHTHTQTHTDTHTRTHTDTHTHTRTHAHTHTDAHTQTHTDTHTHTRTPRHTHTRTHAHTHTHTRTHTDTHRHTHTHTHTQTHTYTHARTHTQTHTHTHTHRHTDTHTHTRTHAHTHTHAHTDTHRHTHTHTHRHTHTHTRTHAHTQTHAHTHTHTHTCRRTQTHTHRHTHTHTQTHTDTHTRTHTDTHTHTRTHAHTQTHAHTHTHTHTHADAHRHTHTDTHTHTHRHTHTHRHTDTQTHTDTHTHTHTHSHTQTHTDTHTHTHTHRHTQTHTHTRTHAHTHTHTHAHTQTHTDTHTHTHTHTQTHTHARTHTHTHTHTQTHTDTHTRTHTDTHTHTRTHAHTHTRTHTDTHRHTHTHTRTPRHTHTRTHAHTHTHTRTHTDTHRHTHTHTHTQTHTYTHARTHTHTHTQSHTDTRTHTHTHTHTHTHADAHTRTHSHTQTHTHTHTHTHTHTHTHTRDHGLWR encoded by the coding sequence ATGGGAGTTGGTTTTCACTGCTGGCTGACCATatggcacacacagacacacagacacacacacacacacacacagacacacacacacacacacacacacacagacacacacacgcacacacacacacacagacacacacacgcacacacacacacacagacacacacacacacagacacacacacacacagacacacacacgcacacacacagacacacacacacacagacacacagacacacagacacacacagacacacacacacacacacacacactcacacacacagacacacacagacacacacacacacacgcacacacacagacacacacagacacacacacacacgcgcacgcacgcacacacacacacacacacacacacgcacacacacagacacacacacacacacacacacacacacacagacacacagacacacacacacacacgcacgcacgcacacacacacacacacacgcacacacagacacacacagacacacacacacgcacacacacagacacacacacacacgcgcacgcacgcacacacacacacacacgcacacacacagacacacacagacacacacacacacacgcacacccagacacacacatacacgcacgcacgcacacacacacacacacacacacacacagtcacacacagacacacgcacacacacacacacacacacacatgcagacgcacacagacacacacacacagacacacacacgcacacacacagacacacacacacacacagacacacagacacacagacacacacagacacacacacacacacacacacacacacactcacacacacagacacacacagacacacacacacacacacacactcacacacacagacacacacagacacacacacacacgcgcacgcacgcacacacacacacacacacacacacacacacgcacacacacagacacacacagacacacacacacacacacacacacacacagacacacacacactcacgcacgcacacacacacacacacgcacacacagacacacacagacacacacacacgcacacacacagacacacacacgcacacgcgcacgcacgcacacacacacacagacgcacacacacagacacacacagacacacacacacacacacgcacacccagacacacacatacacgcacgcacgcacacacacacacacacacacgcacacacacagacacacacagacacacacacacacacacgcacacccagacacacacatacacgcacgcacgcacacacacacagacacacacacacacacacacacacagacacacagacacacacacacacacacgcacgcacgcacacacacacacacacgcacacacagacacacacagacacacacacacgcacacacacagacacacacacacacacacgcgcacgcatgcacacacacagacacacgcacacacacacacacacacacacacatgcagacgcacacagacacacacacacagacacacacacacgcacacacagacacacacagacacacacacacgcacacacacagacacacacacacacacgcgcacgcacgcacacacacagacacacgcacacacacacacacacacacacacacatgcagacgcacacagacacacacacacagacacacacacgcacacacacagacacacacacacacacagacacacagacacacagacacacacagacacacacacacacacacacacacactcacacacacagacacacacagacacacacacacacacgcacacacacagacacacacagacacacacacacacgcgcacgcacgcacacacacacacacacacacacgcacacacacagacacacacagacacacacacacacacacacacacacacacagacacacacacacgcacgcacgcacacacacacacacacgcacacacagacacacacagacacacacacacgcacacacacagacacacacacacacacgcgcacgcacgcacacacacacacacgcacacacacagacacacacagacacacacacacacacacacgcacacccagacacacacatacacgcacgcacgcacacacacacacacacacacgcacacacacagacacacacagacacacacacacacacacgcacacccagacacacacatacacgcacgcacgcacacacacacacacacacacacagtcacacacagacacacgcacacacacacacacacacacacacacacacacacatgcagacgcacacacacgcacacacagtcacacacagacacacacacacacacacacacacacacacacacacacacacacacacacccgtgaCCACGGGCTTTGGAGATGA